A section of the Gloeobacter violaceus PCC 7421 genome encodes:
- the murG gene encoding undecaprenyldiphospho-muramoylpentapeptide beta-N-acetylglucosaminyltransferase, which translates to MPKPRLLIAASGTGGHIFPALAVAGELSEFEIAWLGVPDRLENKLVPGRYPLHTVALQGLNRKPGPQWLEAASQTFAAYRYARNLLSQERFAGVFTTGGYIAAPAVLAARSLNLPAIGHESNVLPGKVIRYLARWMRSLGLGFAESATYVSGATTRWVGTPVRPEFLISPNPLLDVPVPPEAPLIVVMGGSQGARAINQMVGECAPGWLERGWWIVHLTGAGEYDAVREGTPDHPAYRIYAFWEKMAPLLSRADLAISRAGAATLSELLVTGTPSLLIPYPFAAEDHQSVNAAALVRAGAALQFSQAALSAPLLDRTVQALLDNPETLARMAASARRLAVPDAARRTADLVRECVRH; encoded by the coding sequence ATGCCCAAGCCGCGGTTGCTGATTGCCGCGAGCGGCACCGGCGGACATATCTTTCCGGCTCTGGCGGTGGCTGGCGAATTGAGCGAATTTGAGATCGCCTGGCTTGGGGTTCCCGACCGGCTGGAGAACAAACTGGTTCCCGGCCGCTACCCGCTGCACACCGTCGCTCTACAGGGGCTCAACCGCAAACCCGGCCCCCAGTGGCTCGAAGCCGCCTCCCAGACCTTTGCCGCCTACCGCTACGCCCGGAACCTATTGAGTCAGGAACGCTTCGCGGGGGTGTTCACCACCGGCGGCTACATCGCCGCCCCGGCGGTGCTCGCCGCCCGCAGCCTGAACCTGCCTGCCATCGGTCACGAATCGAATGTGCTGCCGGGCAAGGTGATCCGCTACCTCGCCCGCTGGATGCGCTCCTTGGGCCTCGGCTTCGCCGAATCGGCCACCTACGTCAGTGGGGCCACGACCCGCTGGGTGGGTACACCGGTGCGCCCCGAGTTTTTGATCTCCCCCAATCCGCTGCTCGATGTTCCGGTGCCGCCCGAGGCGCCCTTGATCGTGGTGATGGGGGGCTCCCAGGGAGCCAGGGCGATCAATCAGATGGTGGGCGAGTGCGCCCCCGGCTGGCTTGAGCGCGGCTGGTGGATAGTACACCTCACTGGTGCCGGTGAATACGATGCCGTGCGCGAGGGTACCCCCGACCACCCCGCTTACCGCATCTACGCCTTCTGGGAAAAGATGGCCCCGCTGCTCTCCCGCGCGGATCTGGCCATCAGCCGCGCCGGGGCGGCGACCCTCAGCGAATTGCTCGTCACCGGCACCCCGTCGCTTTTGATTCCCTATCCGTTTGCCGCCGAGGATCACCAGAGCGTCAACGCCGCAGCCCTCGTGCGCGCCGGGGCGGCTCTCCAGTTTTCTCAAGCGGCCCTGAGTGCCCCGCTCCTGGACCGCACCGTCCAGGCCCTCCTGGACAATCCCGAAACCCTGGCCAGGATGGCTGCGAGCGCACGCAGGCTCGCGGTTCCCGATGCCGCCCGCCGCACAGCCGATTTGGTGCGCGAGTGCGTTCGCCATTAA
- a CDS encoding PP2C family protein-serine/threonine phosphatase, producing the protein MSTSPLPKFPTESGQPPPALTLMDLASQLNREQRKIQDLLSSLGFALRSLSNLNQLLELIPLMAARVTDAEAGAVVLFAEDSQPGLVKLYCPDTKWQPALETILDGLRHLSAEQAAAEERLGNDPWVVSHSTSILVKSALRGRLYVFSRAVNYQWTEGRQKLLRLVADQTAVAVENDSLNKELQRKEKLDRELEIGSEIQAQLLPRSCPRINGITLAARCQSADKVGGDYYDFIPITNTNRWGIVIGDVMGKGVPAGLLMTMTRGMLRAEVLRQDPPALILQHLNHVMFTDLENSNRFVTLFYSEYDPNTRTLHYSNAAHIPPIYWNASAGETYLLDNPGMLIGLDPESHYQQSSLQLHPGDAVIYYTDGFTEAADRNNNRFGEQGLNQAVRWAVTHYESPEQILEYLYEQLRQFCPSGRCGDDMTLIVLKAQ; encoded by the coding sequence ATGTCAACCTCACCTTTGCCCAAGTTCCCCACCGAATCCGGCCAGCCTCCCCCGGCGCTGACGCTGATGGATCTGGCCAGCCAACTCAACCGGGAACAGCGCAAAATCCAGGATCTGCTCAGCTCGCTGGGTTTTGCCCTGCGCAGTCTGAGCAACCTCAACCAGCTGCTTGAACTCATTCCGCTGATGGCGGCGCGGGTAACGGACGCGGAGGCCGGGGCGGTCGTGCTCTTTGCCGAGGACAGCCAGCCGGGCCTGGTGAAGCTTTACTGCCCGGATACCAAGTGGCAGCCGGCTCTAGAAACGATCCTCGACGGGTTGCGCCACCTGAGTGCCGAGCAGGCGGCGGCTGAGGAGCGCCTCGGCAACGATCCGTGGGTGGTGAGCCACAGCACTTCGATCCTGGTCAAAAGTGCCCTGCGCGGCCGTTTGTACGTCTTTTCGCGCGCCGTCAATTATCAGTGGACCGAGGGACGCCAGAAGCTGTTGCGCCTGGTGGCCGACCAGACCGCTGTGGCGGTCGAAAACGACTCGCTCAACAAAGAACTGCAGCGCAAGGAAAAGCTCGATCGCGAACTGGAGATTGGCTCTGAGATTCAGGCGCAGCTGCTGCCCAGAAGCTGTCCGCGCATCAACGGGATTACCCTCGCAGCCCGCTGCCAATCCGCCGATAAGGTGGGCGGCGACTACTACGACTTTATCCCGATCACCAACACCAACCGCTGGGGCATCGTGATTGGCGATGTGATGGGCAAAGGCGTGCCCGCCGGGCTGCTGATGACGATGACCCGCGGCATGCTCAGAGCCGAAGTGCTCCGGCAAGATCCGCCCGCGCTCATCCTGCAGCACCTCAACCACGTCATGTTCACGGATCTGGAAAATTCCAACCGGTTTGTGACGCTCTTTTATTCGGAGTACGACCCGAATACCCGCACACTGCACTACAGCAACGCCGCCCACATTCCGCCCATTTACTGGAACGCCAGTGCGGGCGAGACCTACCTGCTCGACAACCCCGGCATGCTCATCGGCCTCGACCCGGAGAGTCACTACCAGCAGTCGAGCCTGCAACTGCACCCCGGCGACGCGGTGATCTATTACACCGACGGCTTCACCGAGGCCGCCGACCGCAACAACAACCGCTTCGGGGAGCAGGGGCTCAACCAGGCGGTGCGTTGGGCGGTCACCCACTACGAATCGCCCGAGCAAATTCTTGAATACCTCTACGAACAACTGCGCCAGTTCTGCCCGAGCGGTCGCTGCGGCGACGACATGACGCTGATCGTGCTCAAAGCCCAGTAG
- a CDS encoding sodium:solute symporter family protein, giving the protein MQLNALDWAVIGIYIAMLLSIGWSLRKFAQQGLENYFLGGRNLPGWLNGISYASTCLNADVAPFYCGLAVATGLYMGWFYIARFGWALLIGGVLFALFWRRLKIFTSPEFYELRFAGRGASWMRGWIAFRSAFIAIVAWTGAGLLGMTKVVTPIFGLGKIETMLLVVPVILVYLYFSGYLGVVITDALQSLFIFLGSLVLLVAVLVDFGGPVGLGEALAQLPDGARVLSSVPPLEDKYVSLFAVIAFTLGTSIGYGGDVAPLGGAMEGQRILSCRNGREAARMYVWTEVVLFLFLLALSLPALGAMVVWPGLHTGAVDPELAYGMLIEKYIPSGLLGMVLVSIIASLMSTVSSNLNFGAQVVVNDIYRRYWRPDKPDAHYLKVGKAVTLLILAMSMGVVFGVNYLLDIAIFMIGLSAAELPANWAQWWWWRFNTKARLTASIGGPLIYVLVRFVLLPEQDFAVWILASMALTTVAWVGVALLTPPDDETTLARFYERARPLGWWGPVARRARPATKAVLTQEE; this is encoded by the coding sequence ATGCAACTGAACGCGCTGGACTGGGCCGTCATCGGCATTTACATTGCCATGCTGCTGTCGATCGGTTGGTCGTTGCGCAAATTTGCCCAGCAGGGCCTTGAGAACTATTTTCTGGGCGGGCGCAACCTGCCGGGTTGGCTCAACGGCATTTCCTATGCCAGCACCTGCCTGAACGCCGATGTGGCCCCGTTTTATTGCGGGCTGGCCGTCGCCACGGGCCTGTACATGGGCTGGTTTTATATCGCCCGCTTCGGATGGGCGCTTTTGATTGGCGGGGTGCTTTTCGCCCTGTTCTGGCGGCGGCTGAAGATTTTTACCTCGCCGGAGTTTTACGAACTGCGCTTTGCGGGCCGGGGAGCGAGCTGGATGCGCGGCTGGATCGCCTTTCGCTCGGCATTTATCGCAATTGTCGCCTGGACGGGGGCGGGGCTTCTGGGCATGACCAAGGTCGTGACCCCGATATTCGGCCTGGGCAAAATCGAGACGATGCTGCTGGTTGTCCCGGTCATCCTGGTGTACCTCTACTTCAGCGGCTACCTGGGGGTGGTGATCACCGACGCACTCCAATCGCTGTTTATTTTTCTGGGCAGCCTGGTGCTGCTGGTGGCTGTCCTGGTCGATTTTGGCGGGCCGGTCGGTCTGGGGGAGGCACTGGCGCAACTGCCCGATGGGGCCAGAGTACTGAGCAGTGTGCCGCCGCTGGAAGACAAGTACGTCTCGCTCTTTGCGGTGATTGCCTTCACCCTCGGCACCTCGATCGGCTACGGCGGCGACGTTGCTCCCCTGGGCGGCGCCATGGAGGGCCAGCGCATTCTCTCGTGCCGCAACGGCCGGGAGGCGGCGCGCATGTACGTCTGGACCGAGGTGGTGCTGTTTTTGTTCTTGCTGGCCCTGTCGCTGCCGGCGCTGGGGGCGATGGTCGTCTGGCCGGGATTGCACACGGGGGCGGTGGACCCGGAACTGGCCTACGGCATGCTCATCGAAAAGTACATCCCAAGCGGCCTGCTGGGGATGGTGCTGGTGTCGATCATCGCTTCGCTGATGTCGACGGTCAGTTCCAACCTCAACTTCGGCGCCCAGGTGGTCGTCAACGACATCTACCGCCGCTATTGGCGTCCCGACAAACCCGACGCCCACTACCTCAAAGTCGGCAAGGCGGTGACGCTGCTCATCCTGGCCATGTCCATGGGCGTCGTCTTCGGCGTCAATTACCTGCTCGACATCGCCATATTTATGATCGGCCTGAGTGCCGCGGAACTGCCCGCCAACTGGGCGCAGTGGTGGTGGTGGCGCTTCAACACCAAAGCCCGGCTCACCGCGTCAATCGGCGGTCCGCTCATCTACGTGCTGGTGCGCTTCGTGCTGCTGCCAGAGCAGGATTTTGCCGTTTGGATTCTCGCTTCGATGGCGCTGACGACCGTGGCCTGGGTAGGCGTAGCGCTGTTGACTCCGCCCGACGATGAAACCACCCTCGCGCGCTTCTACGAGCGCGCCCGGCCGCTAGGCTGGTGGGGACCGGTGGCCCGGCGCGCCCGGCCCGCCACCAAAGCGGTGCTCACCCAGGAGGAGTAG
- a CDS encoding DUF5700 domain-containing putative Zn-dependent protease: MKQAIWTTLAGLLGAMATAPVVDAAPEASKPAAVKGSAAASAYKTVDVMPDFWRFWEQAPSKPLPERVALFRQMVIQPHQALYDATVGTVDDQRLSEYLGSIDKYVPVMRRLSGQLVREVSTNYAGFKKIFPDMAWNGTVYLMPSLYTFDGQTDQVEGRQALLFGPDAMARYKYARLGVLIQHELFHLYHEQVNPKEFKEANGSPDQAPVYLQLWTEGLATYASAKLNPGASTGEVLLSAPLAQKGPALLPRIAEQLLLKLDSTAKADASRFFDGGAKSKDLPARSGYYAGMRVAEELSKTFTLAEMARLGGPLLRREIENVLTTFKDGPKTPPSTPPG, from the coding sequence GTGAAACAAGCAATCTGGACCACGCTCGCCGGACTGCTGGGAGCGATGGCAACGGCCCCAGTAGTTGATGCTGCCCCCGAAGCGAGCAAACCTGCCGCTGTCAAGGGCAGCGCTGCGGCCAGTGCCTACAAGACAGTCGATGTGATGCCGGATTTCTGGCGCTTTTGGGAGCAGGCTCCCAGCAAACCCTTGCCTGAGAGGGTGGCCTTGTTTCGGCAGATGGTGATCCAGCCCCATCAAGCGCTCTACGACGCGACCGTGGGCACCGTGGACGACCAGCGGTTGAGCGAATATCTGGGCAGCATCGACAAGTACGTTCCTGTCATGCGCAGATTGAGCGGGCAGCTTGTCCGGGAAGTGTCCACCAACTATGCCGGTTTCAAAAAAATCTTTCCCGATATGGCCTGGAACGGCACAGTTTACCTGATGCCGTCGCTCTATACCTTCGACGGGCAGACCGACCAGGTCGAAGGGCGGCAGGCGCTGCTATTCGGCCCCGATGCCATGGCCCGCTACAAGTACGCAAGGCTCGGCGTGCTCATTCAGCACGAACTGTTCCATCTCTACCACGAGCAGGTCAATCCCAAGGAATTCAAAGAAGCGAACGGCTCACCGGATCAAGCGCCCGTCTATCTGCAGCTGTGGACGGAGGGGCTGGCCACCTACGCCAGTGCCAAGCTCAATCCCGGAGCGAGTACCGGTGAAGTGCTTCTGAGCGCCCCCCTGGCTCAAAAAGGACCGGCGCTGTTGCCGCGCATCGCAGAGCAATTGCTGCTCAAACTCGATTCGACGGCAAAAGCGGACGCGAGCCGCTTTTTTGACGGCGGCGCCAAAAGCAAGGATCTACCCGCGCGCAGCGGCTACTACGCGGGGATGCGGGTGGCGGAGGAGCTGAGCAAAACCTTCACCCTCGCCGAGATGGCCCGCCTCGGAGGCCCCCTGCTGCGCCGGGAAATCGAGAATGTTCTAACGACCTTCAAAGACGGCCCCAAAACCCCGCCGTCTACTCCTCCTGGGTGA
- a CDS encoding Uma2 family endonuclease — protein sequence MRTRLTLQEFLELPDDDTALELIDGQAVPKVSPKFLHATIQDALLQLIRARCRGRGRVRAEWGVILKRGGVDWVPVPDLTYISYERLPSEWRRNEACPVAPEFVVEVVSPGQSLETFATKARDYLAAGILHVWVADPQPETIAIYSADGTARVYSTDVAIPGPPGLHLSAKQVFLAAQQLDQ from the coding sequence ATGCGCACGCGATTGACCCTTCAGGAATTTTTGGAACTGCCGGATGATGACACGGCGCTGGAATTGATTGACGGTCAGGCGGTGCCCAAGGTGTCTCCCAAGTTCTTGCATGCGACTATTCAAGATGCCCTGCTGCAGCTGATCCGCGCCAGATGTAGAGGTAGAGGCCGCGTTCGGGCCGAATGGGGCGTGATTCTTAAGCGTGGAGGCGTGGACTGGGTTCCCGTGCCCGACCTTACCTACATTTCCTACGAGCGCCTGCCCAGCGAATGGCGGCGCAACGAAGCCTGCCCGGTGGCCCCCGAATTTGTGGTCGAGGTCGTCTCACCCGGACAGAGCCTGGAGACGTTCGCCACCAAAGCCCGTGACTATCTTGCCGCCGGGATTCTGCACGTCTGGGTCGCAGACCCGCAACCAGAAACAATCGCCATTTACTCCGCAGACGGCACCGCTCGGGTTTACAGCACCGATGTCGCGATTCCTGGCCCACCTGGATTGCATCTGAGCGCTAAGCAGGTTTTCCTGGCGGCTCAGCAGTTGGATCAATGA
- a CDS encoding Hsp70 family protein translates to MYSFDFGTSNTVVARWNRALAQPETLAVRGLSQVESPPLVPSVLYVQDAGADRVLAGQEVLARGLDNSGDPRFFSNFKRGIGSAVQGFVPALDGVEVGFERVGLWFIRRLIAALRDQGESPDDVVFTVPVNSFELYRQWLLAGCSELEATRIQLLDESTAAALGYGLENGQTVLVIDFGGGTLDLSLVQPAVPEQSPDGFLLKWGRKLFAGKDSAPRTPTARVLAKVGRNLGGMDIDTWLADSLARQQKLPKGALLQRVAERLKIRLSSETAATEVYFDEDSLRTCKLTLEREQFEALLAARGFIAQLDESLGKLLQQARQRNLDPEAIDAVILVGGTCQIPAVQNWVVDRFGAAKVRKDKVFEAVAHGALRLGQGLQVEDFLYHAYGVRYWDHRKSRHGWHALFKAGQAYPTANPVELVLGASVSNQPVIELVVGEMGDGEDTEVFFEDGRLTIRTSASEQTVRSLNDTDEGRVVARLEPPGFPGRDRVKVQLRVDARRQLRITVEDLQTQQTLLQDQPVVELR, encoded by the coding sequence GTGTACAGTTTCGACTTTGGGACCAGCAACACCGTCGTGGCCCGCTGGAATCGCGCCCTCGCCCAGCCGGAGACCCTTGCCGTCAGGGGCCTGAGCCAGGTGGAATCACCGCCGCTCGTGCCAAGCGTGCTCTATGTGCAGGATGCGGGAGCGGACCGGGTGCTGGCGGGCCAGGAGGTGCTCGCCCGCGGCCTGGATAACAGCGGCGATCCGCGTTTTTTCAGCAACTTCAAACGGGGGATCGGCTCGGCGGTGCAAGGATTCGTCCCCGCCCTCGACGGTGTCGAAGTCGGTTTTGAACGGGTGGGGCTGTGGTTCATCCGGCGATTGATCGCCGCGCTGAGAGATCAAGGCGAATCACCCGACGACGTCGTGTTCACCGTCCCGGTCAACAGCTTCGAGTTGTACCGCCAGTGGCTATTGGCCGGATGCAGCGAACTAGAGGCGACGCGCATCCAGTTGCTCGACGAATCGACCGCCGCCGCCCTGGGCTATGGGCTCGAAAATGGGCAGACGGTGCTGGTCATCGACTTTGGCGGCGGTACGCTGGATCTGTCGCTGGTGCAACCGGCGGTACCCGAGCAGAGTCCGGACGGCTTCTTGCTCAAGTGGGGCCGCAAGCTCTTTGCCGGCAAAGACAGCGCGCCGCGCACCCCCACCGCCCGGGTACTCGCCAAGGTCGGGCGCAACCTGGGAGGCATGGACATCGACACCTGGCTTGCCGACAGCCTCGCCCGCCAACAGAAACTTCCCAAAGGGGCGCTGTTGCAGCGGGTCGCCGAGCGGCTCAAGATCCGGCTTTCGAGCGAAACGGCGGCCACGGAGGTCTATTTTGACGAAGATTCGCTGCGCACCTGCAAGCTGACACTGGAGCGCGAACAGTTCGAAGCGCTCCTGGCCGCGCGCGGCTTTATCGCCCAACTCGACGAGAGCCTGGGCAAGCTGTTGCAGCAGGCCCGCCAGCGCAACCTCGATCCGGAGGCGATCGACGCGGTGATTCTGGTGGGAGGTACCTGTCAGATCCCGGCGGTGCAAAACTGGGTGGTCGATCGCTTCGGGGCCGCCAAAGTGCGCAAGGACAAAGTGTTCGAAGCGGTGGCCCATGGGGCGCTGCGCCTGGGCCAGGGGTTGCAGGTCGAAGATTTTCTCTACCACGCCTACGGAGTGCGCTACTGGGATCACCGTAAATCTCGCCACGGCTGGCACGCGCTGTTTAAGGCCGGACAGGCCTACCCCACCGCCAACCCCGTCGAACTGGTGCTGGGGGCCTCGGTCTCCAACCAGCCGGTCATCGAACTGGTGGTGGGCGAAATGGGCGACGGAGAAGACACCGAGGTCTTCTTCGAGGACGGTCGGCTTACCATCCGCACGAGCGCGTCCGAGCAGACCGTCCGGTCCCTCAACGACACGGACGAAGGCCGGGTGGTGGCCCGGCTCGAACCGCCCGGCTTTCCGGGGCGCGACCGGGTGAAGGTGCAACTGCGAGTCGACGCCCGGCGCCAGCTGCGCATCACGGTGGAGGACTTGCAGACCCAGCAGACACTCCTGCAAGATCAGCCGGTCGTCGAGTTGCGCTAG
- a CDS encoding FitA-like ribbon-helix-helix domain-containing protein, whose protein sequence is MASITIRNLDEPLKERLRVRAAQHGRSMEDEARDILRTALAEERASPCDLAEAIRRRFAPLGGVELPQTPRGPMREPMTFEE, encoded by the coding sequence GTGGCAAGTATTACGATTAGAAACCTGGATGAGCCCCTCAAAGAACGGTTGCGGGTGCGGGCCGCACAGCACGGCCGCTCGATGGAGGACGAGGCGCGCGATATCTTGCGCACGGCTCTGGCCGAAGAGCGAGCCAGTCCTTGCGACCTTGCCGAGGCGATCCGGCGACGATTTGCACCGCTCGGCGGTGTGGAGCTGCCGCAGACACCACGCGGGCCGATGCGCGAGCCGATGACTTTCGAGGAATGA
- a CDS encoding type II toxin-antitoxin system VapC family toxin, with the protein MIILDTNVLSELMRALPSQKVQRWVATRPSASLFTTTVTQAEILYGLALMPTGRRREQLEAAVQSIFEEDLGGRVLPFDSAAACEFGVLAAARRQAGRPIAQFDAQIVAIARSRGAALATRNVDDFESCGVQLFNPWN; encoded by the coding sequence ATGATTATCCTCGATACCAATGTCCTCTCGGAGCTGATGAGAGCATTGCCCTCGCAGAAAGTGCAGCGCTGGGTGGCTACCCGGCCGTCTGCGAGTTTATTCACCACAACCGTGACCCAGGCCGAAATTCTCTATGGTCTGGCATTGATGCCGACTGGCCGACGCCGCGAGCAACTCGAAGCCGCTGTGCAGTCCATATTTGAGGAGGATTTAGGCGGACGAGTGCTTCCCTTTGATAGTGCAGCGGCGTGCGAGTTCGGGGTGCTTGCTGCCGCTCGCCGTCAGGCGGGTCGACCTATCGCGCAGTTCGATGCGCAAATTGTGGCGATCGCTCGCTCGCGAGGCGCGGCCCTGGCTACCCGGAACGTAGACGATTTCGAGAGCTGCGGTGTGCAGTTGTTCAATCCCTGGAATTAG
- a CDS encoding type II toxin-antitoxin system VapC family toxin, with protein MSSFVLDCSIAICWCIEDEATPQTDALLERLRDEGAIVPPLWYFELGNVLLQAERRGRLNAAQVSARLGLIAELPISSDEGRAARALHETLLLARGEKLTLYDAAYLELAMRRALPIATKDSALRAAALRVGVDVLPP; from the coding sequence GTGAGCAGTTTTGTCCTCGACTGCTCGATCGCCATTTGCTGGTGTATCGAGGATGAAGCGACACCCCAGACCGACGCTTTGCTGGAGCGACTGCGGGACGAGGGGGCAATCGTTCCTCCTTTGTGGTACTTCGAGCTCGGCAATGTACTGCTGCAGGCGGAGCGGCGCGGTCGTCTGAATGCGGCTCAGGTAAGCGCCCGGCTCGGGTTGATTGCCGAGCTTCCCATCAGCAGCGACGAAGGGAGAGCGGCCAGAGCTTTGCACGAAACTCTGCTTCTGGCGCGAGGTGAGAAGCTGACCCTCTACGATGCGGCTTATCTGGAACTTGCCATGCGCCGCGCCCTGCCTATCGCAACGAAGGACAGTGCTCTACGGGCGGCGGCTCTGCGCGTCGGTGTGGATGTGTTGCCGCCTTGA
- a CDS encoding type II toxin-antitoxin system Phd/YefM family antitoxin, producing MITVGAFEAKTHLSALLDRVERGEVVVITRHGKPVAQLIAAGATERSNVEQTIAKLKALRKGSSLAPFSWKELRDEGRR from the coding sequence ATGATTACCGTCGGTGCCTTTGAAGCGAAAACCCATCTGTCGGCTCTGCTTGACCGCGTCGAGCGCGGCGAGGTGGTTGTGATTACCAGGCACGGCAAACCGGTGGCCCAGCTGATCGCAGCCGGAGCTACGGAGCGTTCAAACGTCGAGCAAACCATTGCCAAGTTGAAGGCTCTGCGCAAGGGCAGCAGCCTCGCCCCGTTCTCCTGGAAGGAGCTGCGCGATGAGGGGCGTCGGTGA
- a CDS encoding agmatine deiminase family protein, translating into MQTPLSDGFIQPAEWQPHSACWLAWPSDAELWQSDLPKAQVEFAGLCRTIADPDPQSGLPRGEYLKILVPDAEAERAARLALEGLGARFHRIRFGDIWLRDTAPIFLTGPCRALAAVRFAFNGWGGKYVLDHDTEVAAAVAATADLPTYSFPWVLEGGSVEVDGEGTCLTTRQCLLNPNRNPGMDSKAIEQGLKEALGVRKVLWLDEGLLNDHTDGHIDTIARFAAPGVVVCMQAAPDDPNAPVLDNIAATLAGFTDAAGRMLTVVRVPSPGRVVDDNGEVMPASYVNFYIANRTVAVPTYGAPQDAAAVSAIAALFPGRRTVGLPARTILLGGGAFHCITQQQPEAGS; encoded by the coding sequence ATGCAGACTCCGCTCAGTGATGGCTTTATCCAGCCTGCCGAATGGCAACCCCATAGCGCCTGCTGGCTCGCCTGGCCGAGCGACGCCGAATTGTGGCAGAGCGATCTGCCCAAGGCGCAGGTGGAATTTGCCGGGCTGTGCCGGACGATCGCCGACCCGGACCCGCAGAGCGGCCTGCCCCGGGGTGAGTACCTCAAAATCCTGGTTCCCGATGCCGAGGCGGAGCGCGCCGCCCGCCTGGCCCTCGAAGGCCTGGGGGCGCGCTTTCACCGCATCCGGTTCGGCGACATCTGGCTGCGCGACACCGCACCCATTTTTCTAACCGGCCCCTGCCGCGCCCTGGCGGCGGTGCGTTTCGCCTTCAACGGCTGGGGCGGCAAGTACGTGCTTGACCACGACACAGAAGTGGCCGCCGCCGTCGCCGCGACGGCGGATCTGCCGACCTACAGCTTCCCCTGGGTCCTGGAGGGAGGCTCCGTCGAGGTGGACGGCGAGGGCACCTGCCTGACCACCCGCCAGTGCCTGCTCAACCCCAACCGCAACCCCGGTATGGACAGTAAAGCCATCGAGCAGGGGCTCAAAGAAGCGCTGGGGGTTCGCAAGGTGCTCTGGCTCGACGAAGGGCTCCTCAACGACCACACCGACGGTCATATCGACACGATCGCCCGCTTCGCAGCCCCCGGCGTCGTGGTCTGCATGCAGGCGGCTCCGGATGACCCGAACGCCCCGGTGCTCGATAATATCGCCGCCACCCTCGCCGGTTTTACCGACGCGGCGGGCAGGATGCTGACAGTCGTGCGCGTCCCGTCGCCGGGCCGGGTGGTGGACGACAATGGCGAGGTGATGCCCGCCAGTTACGTCAACTTCTACATCGCCAACCGCACCGTCGCCGTGCCCACCTACGGCGCGCCCCAGGATGCAGCGGCCGTCAGCGCCATCGCCGCGCTCTTCCCGGGCCGCCGGACGGTCGGTCTGCCGGCGCGCACCATCTTGCTGGGGGGCGGCGCGTTCCACTGCATCACCCAACAACAACCGGAGGCCGGATCATGA
- the aguB gene encoding N-carbamoylputrescine amidase, translated as MSALTVAALQTAFVEDVATNVERVSALVREAAERGAQIILPSELFESHYFCRVERDQFFDLARPAEGHPTIAHFQAIAAELGVVIPVSFFERAGQSHYNSIAIVDADGRCLGTYRKSHIPDGPGYEEKFYFRPGNTGFRVWRTRYATIGVGICWDQWFPEAARAMVLMGAEVLFYPTAIGSEPESPDLDTKDPWQRAMVGHAVSNVIPVVAANRTGTEGNQTFYGHSFICNHRGDTVAELGRKEEGVITASFDLAEVRRHRASFGFFRDRRPELYGLLTTADGQ; from the coding sequence ATGAGTGCTCTCACCGTCGCCGCTCTGCAAACAGCCTTTGTCGAAGATGTGGCGACCAACGTCGAGCGCGTCAGCGCCCTGGTGCGCGAGGCCGCCGAGCGGGGAGCGCAGATTATTTTGCCCTCGGAGCTGTTCGAGAGCCACTATTTTTGCCGGGTGGAACGCGACCAGTTTTTTGATCTGGCCCGACCGGCCGAGGGGCACCCGACTATCGCCCACTTCCAGGCCATCGCCGCCGAACTGGGGGTGGTGATCCCCGTCTCGTTTTTCGAGCGCGCCGGCCAGAGCCACTACAACAGCATCGCCATCGTCGATGCCGACGGCCGCTGCCTGGGCACCTACCGCAAAAGCCACATCCCCGACGGCCCCGGCTACGAAGAAAAATTCTACTTCCGCCCCGGCAACACCGGCTTTCGGGTCTGGCGCACCCGCTACGCCACCATCGGCGTCGGCATCTGCTGGGATCAGTGGTTTCCGGAGGCGGCCCGGGCGATGGTGCTGATGGGGGCGGAGGTGCTCTTCTATCCGACCGCCATCGGCAGCGAACCCGAGAGCCCGGATCTCGACACCAAAGACCCCTGGCAGCGGGCGATGGTAGGCCACGCCGTCTCCAACGTCATCCCGGTGGTGGCGGCCAACCGCACCGGCACCGAGGGCAATCAGACTTTCTACGGCCACTCGTTTATCTGCAACCACCGCGGCGATACAGTGGCCGAGTTGGGCCGCAAAGAAGAAGGGGTGATCACCGCCAGCTTCGACCTGGCGGAGGTGCGCCGCCACCGCGCTTCGTTCGGGTTTTTCCGCGACCGGCGTCCGGAGCTGTACGGCCTGCTCACCACCGCCGACGGCCAGTAG